In Musa acuminata AAA Group cultivar baxijiao chromosome BXJ3-9, Cavendish_Baxijiao_AAA, whole genome shotgun sequence, a single genomic region encodes these proteins:
- the LOC135649167 gene encoding protein MIZU-KUSSEI 1-like produces the protein MAAPASTTTTPDAADPTATPMSEPHQRAVATEAENPQNPMLNHPHQLSPLVSLVPPSSRHHRRRRPARVLRLFRSLCRTLPIFTPRCKFSQPCGRSSSTAVSPFVICTPSASPLSSDIRRRSRHLVTGTLFGYRNGRVSFSLQENSRCLPSLVVELSMQTQALLREMSTGMVRIALECERKPPEHGKDGHSSSPSLLDESLWTMFCNGKKCGYGVRRDASEGDLMVMETLRAVSMGAGVLPSKSDAEGEMAYVRAGFEHVIGSRDSETLYMTGPDDGDGPDLTIFFVRL, from the coding sequence ATGGCCGCTCCGGCCAGCACCACAACGACCCCCGACGCCGCTGACCCCACGGCCACCCCAATGTCGGAGCCCCACCAGAGAGCCGTCGCTACTGAGGCCGAGAATCCGCAGAATCCCATGCTCAACCACCCTCACCAGCTCTCGCCGCTGGTCTCCCTCGTGCCCCCCTCGTcgcgccaccaccgccgccggcGGCCCGCCCGCGTCCTCCGCCTCTTCCGCTCCCTCTGCCGCACCCTCCCAATCTTCACTCCCAGGTGCAAGTTCTCACAGCCCTGCGGCCGCAGCTCCTCTACCGCAGTCTCCCCATTCGTCATCTGCACCCCTTCCGCCTCCCCCCTCTCCTCCGACATCCGACGCCGCAGCCGCCACCTCGTCACAGGCACCCTCTTCGGCTACCGCAATGGCCGCGTGTCGTTCTCCCTCCAGGAGAACTCCCGGTGCCTGCCCTCCCTCGTCGTCGAGCTCTCCATGCAGACCCAGGCGCTCCTACGTGAGATGAGCACCGGCATGGTGCGCATCGCCCTGGAGTGCGAGAGGAAGCCTCCCGAGCACGGCAAGGACGGGCACTCGTCGTCGCCGAGCCTCCTGGACGAGTCGCTCTGGACCATGTTCTGCAATGGGAAGAAGTGCGGGTACGGCGTCCGGCGGGATGCGTCGGAGGGGGACCTGATGGTGATGGAGACGCTGCGGGCGGTGTCGATGGGGGCCGGCGTGCTGCCATCCAAGAGCGACGCGGAGGGGGAGATGGCTTACGTGAGGGCGGGGTTCGAGCACGTCATCGGGTCGAGGGACTCGGAGACGCTATACATGACGGGCCCCGACGACGGCGACGGCCCCGATCTCACCATCTTTTTCGTCAGACTATGA
- the LOC135648479 gene encoding shikimate kinase 3, chloroplastic-like: MEVAAVLSLKSCSSIGLDRSGNKNGCSVRLPDRWSEQRKVQAVRFGDSRNIGAPLRSGYPELKIACCSKKNMGSENFHNSVDAALILKNKSEDVFPYLNGRCIYLVGMMGSGKSTVGKILSEVLCYSFFDSDKLVEQAVGVSSVAQIFKDHSEAFFRDNESKVLKDLSSMHRLVVATGGGAVIRPINWKYMKQGLTVWLDVPLEALARRIAAVGTASRPLLHQESGDPYKKAFAKLTTLSEQRGKAYANADARVCLDDIAAKQGHGDVSVLTPTDIALEALMKLECFLTENSSVTNSQYIQG; this comes from the exons ATGGAGGTGGCCGCGGTGCTGAGCTTGAAATCCTGTTCCTCGATCGGCTTGGACAGATCCGGAAACAAGAATGGTTGCTCCGTGAGGCTTCCGGATCGGTGGTCGGAGCAGAGAAAGGTGCAAGCGGTTAGATTTGGAGATTCAAGGAACATTGGGGCTCCACTTCGATCTGGTTATCCGGAACTGAAGATTGCATGTTGCTCCAAGAAAAATATGG GATCGGAGAACTTCCATAACTCTGTTGATGCAGCTCTCATACTCAAG AATAAGTCAGAAGATGTTTTTCCCTACTTGAATGGGCGTTGTATATATCTTGTTG GAATGATGGGTTCTGGGAAGAGTACAGTAGGAAAGATATTATCTGAAGTGCTATGCTATTCTTTTTTCGATAG TGATAAATTGGTCGAGCAGGCGGTTGGTGTTTCATCTGTTGCTCAGATTTTTAAGGACCATAGCGAAGCCTTCTTCCGAGATAATGAG AGTAAAGTGCTGAAGGACTTGTCATCTATGCACCGCTTGGTTGTTGCGACTGGTGGTGGTGCTGTCATTCGACCAATCAACTG GAAGTATATGAAGCAGGGGCTAACAGTCTGGTTAGATGTTCCTTTGGAAGCTCTAGCAAGGCGAATTGCTGCTGTGGGTACTGCTTCCCGCCCTCTCCTGCATCAAGAATCTGGTGATCCTTACAAAAAG GCTTTTGCAAAGCTTACTACACTCTCAGAGCAAAGGGGGAAGGCATATGCCAATGCTGATGCAAGAGTATGCCTTGATG ATATTGCAGCTAAACAGGGTCATGGAGACGTTTCTGTCCTTACACCAACTGATATAGCCCTCGAG GCGCTTATGAAGCTTGAGTGCTTCCTTACTGAGAACTCATCGGTTACCAATAGCCAATATATTCAGGGTTGA